From Candidatus Binatia bacterium, a single genomic window includes:
- the murA gene encoding UDP-N-acetylglucosamine 1-carboxyvinyltransferase — translation MDKIIVSGGRRLEGEVTVSGSKNAALPILISSLLTAEPCRYERIPDLVDTKTALKLLKWLGVTLEGETGSGCVALQASKIDKLEAPYDLVKTMRASFLVLGPLLARFGEARVSTPGGCAIGVRPVDLHLKGLVAMGAEIELVHGYVEAKAKKLKGAKIYLDVPSVGATENLMMAAALAEGATVIENAAKEPEIEDLASVLNKMGARVAGAGSDVIKVEGVERLGGASHRVIPDRIEAGSFMVAAALTRGDVVVNDVRPDHFDAFLLKLKESGVALSVQADRVRVQGDGRVKSVDITTLPYPGFATDLQAQMMVLMAVADGVSVITENIFENRFMHAQELDRMGADIRLEGNRAVVRGVEGLSAAPVMATDLRASVSLILAGLAAKGDTEISRVYHLDRGYEHIEKKLSALGADIRRIKG, via the coding sequence GTGGATAAGATCATCGTCAGCGGCGGCCGGCGGCTTGAGGGCGAAGTGACGGTCAGCGGCTCGAAGAACGCCGCGCTGCCCATCCTTATATCATCACTCTTGACCGCCGAGCCGTGCCGTTATGAGAGAATTCCCGATCTCGTCGATACCAAGACGGCTTTGAAGCTTCTCAAGTGGCTTGGGGTGACGTTGGAGGGGGAGACGGGTTCCGGCTGCGTCGCGCTCCAGGCAAGCAAGATCGACAAGCTCGAAGCGCCGTACGATCTGGTGAAGACCATGCGCGCCTCGTTTTTAGTTCTAGGGCCGCTGCTCGCGCGCTTCGGCGAAGCGCGCGTGTCCACTCCCGGCGGGTGCGCGATCGGCGTCCGTCCGGTCGATCTGCACCTGAAGGGGCTCGTGGCGATGGGCGCCGAGATCGAATTGGTTCACGGCTACGTCGAGGCGAAGGCGAAAAAACTCAAAGGCGCGAAGATCTATCTCGATGTGCCTTCCGTGGGCGCGACGGAGAATCTCATGATGGCCGCCGCCCTGGCGGAGGGCGCGACGGTGATCGAGAACGCCGCCAAGGAGCCGGAGATCGAAGATCTGGCTTCGGTGCTGAACAAAATGGGCGCCCGAGTCGCGGGCGCCGGCAGCGACGTCATAAAGGTGGAGGGAGTCGAGCGCCTTGGCGGCGCGTCGCACCGCGTCATTCCCGACCGCATCGAGGCGGGGAGTTTCATGGTAGCGGCCGCGCTGACGCGCGGCGACGTCGTCGTGAACGACGTGCGGCCGGATCATTTCGACGCATTCCTTCTGAAGCTCAAGGAGAGCGGTGTGGCGCTGTCGGTCCAGGCGGATCGGGTGAGAGTCCAGGGCGACGGGAGAGTGAAGAGCGTGGACATCACGACGCTGCCGTATCCCGGCTTCGCGACCGATCTCCAGGCGCAGATGATGGTGTTGATGGCGGTGGCCGACGGCGTTAGCGTGATCACGGAAAATATTTTCGAAAACCGCTTCATGCACGCGCAGGAGTTGGATCGCATGGGCGCCGACATCCGCCTGGAGGGCAATCGCGCCGTCGTCCGCGGCGTGGAGGGTCTTTCCGCAGCGCCGGTGATGGCGACGGACCTACGCGCCAGCGTGTCGTTGATTTTAGCCGGCCTTGCGGCCAAAGGGGACACGGAGATATCGCGGGTCTATCATCTCGATCGCGGCTACGAGCATATCGAAAAGAAGCTCTCGGCGCTGGGAGCGGACATCAGAAGAATAAAGGGATGA
- a CDS encoding DUF5647 family protein produces the protein MKKESTVRKNLDLLDEFMKYAFDHPDILDEIPKEASLVILPEGDAPLHKENKKMLNRLKAKGEKVIAVKLRVTRRKVSKVG, from the coding sequence ATGAAGAAAGAATCCACCGTCAGAAAGAACTTGGATCTTCTGGACGAGTTCATGAAATATGCCTTTGACCATCCTGATATTCTCGATGAGATCCCAAAAGAGGCGTCGTTGGTTATCCTCCCCGAAGGAGACGCGCCTTTACACAAAGAAAATAAAAAGATGCTCAACCGCTTAAAAGCCAAAGGCGAGAAAGTTATAGCCGTAAAGCTCCGGGTTACAAGACGCAAGGTTTCAAAAGTTGGGTAG
- the prmC gene encoding peptide chain release factor N(5)-glutamine methyltransferase — MTAAIDIEIASDAEPLTVRQALREATALLSSAGIESARLDAEVLLAGALDLDRSQLYLHGEQTLPARAQERLRSFILRRLNHEPVAYIVGRREFWSLDFLVTPAVLVPRPETELLVETVMEYLGQFRNSKFEIRILEIGTGSGAIAVSLAKEIGNAEIWAPDISPGALEVARTNARRHGVEEKIHFLLGDAFMPVRDRTEFFDVIVFNPPYVRRDELDTLPRDVREFEPRLALDGGPDGLDFFRRIIPEARRHLAAGGFLALEIGADRGQEVNLLFVDAGGYSPPRLYQDYAGKDRVVVARMLI; from the coding sequence ATGACCGCGGCGATCGACATAGAGATTGCGTCCGATGCAGAGCCGCTCACGGTAAGACAAGCGCTGCGCGAAGCTACGGCGCTTCTTTCCAGCGCGGGAATCGAGAGCGCGCGCCTGGACGCGGAGGTTCTCCTGGCCGGAGCTTTGGATCTCGACCGGAGTCAACTCTATCTCCACGGGGAGCAGACGCTTCCCGCGCGCGCGCAAGAGCGGTTGCGCTCTTTTATCTTGCGCCGACTTAACCATGAGCCGGTAGCATACATCGTCGGCCGGCGGGAGTTCTGGTCGCTCGATTTTCTCGTGACGCCGGCGGTGCTGGTGCCGCGGCCTGAGACCGAGCTGCTGGTGGAGACGGTTATGGAATATTTAGGACAATTTCGAAATTCGAAGTTCGAAATTCGAATTTTGGAGATCGGGACGGGCAGCGGAGCGATCGCCGTAAGCCTGGCGAAAGAGATCGGCAACGCGGAGATATGGGCGCCGGACATTTCTCCGGGCGCGCTCGAAGTCGCTCGAACCAATGCCCGCCGCCACGGAGTGGAGGAAAAGATTCATTTTCTTTTAGGAGACGCTTTCATGCCGGTGAGGGACCGCACCGAGTTTTTCGACGTGATCGTTTTCAATCCGCCTTACGTGCGACGCGACGAGCTCGATACGCTGCCGCGCGACGTGCGCGAGTTCGAGCCTCGTCTCGCTCTCGACGGCGGGCCGGACGGCCTCGATTTCTTTCGTCGAATTATTCCCGAAGCGCGCCGCCATCTCGCCGCCGGCGGGTTCCTCGCGCTGGAGATCGGCGCGGATAGGGGTCAAGAAGTTAATCTTCTTTTTGTGGATGCCGGCGGCTACAGTCCGCCGCGTCTCTACCAAGACTATGCCGGTAAGGACCGCGTCGTCGTTGCGCGCATGTTGATATGA
- the hisA gene encoding 1-(5-phosphoribosyl)-5-[(5-phosphoribosylamino)methylideneamino]imidazole-4-carboxamide isomerase gives MLIIPAIDIKDGQCVRLYQGEMDQETVYFPDPIAAAKHWVAEGAERLHVVDLNGAVEGRPVHKREIAGICQAVAVPVQLGGGLRSLEAVEEALGLGVARVILGTAAYENPDFLRQACAKFPGKIIVGIDARAGRVAVKGWKETTSMDAVELAVRCEADGAAKIIYTDIGRDGTRQGVNVEESRRVARAVKIPVIASGGVATLEDIRRLKEVEKDGVEGVIVGRALYAGAFTLRDARNPARN, from the coding sequence ATGCTGATCATTCCGGCTATCGACATCAAAGATGGCCAGTGTGTACGTCTGTACCAGGGCGAGATGGACCAAGAGACGGTCTATTTCCCCGATCCGATTGCGGCGGCGAAACACTGGGTGGCGGAGGGCGCGGAGCGGCTCCACGTCGTTGACTTAAACGGCGCCGTCGAAGGCCGCCCGGTCCACAAGCGGGAAATCGCAGGAATCTGCCAAGCCGTCGCGGTTCCCGTCCAGCTCGGCGGCGGCCTGCGCTCGCTGGAAGCCGTAGAAGAAGCTCTCGGCCTCGGCGTCGCACGCGTGATTTTAGGAACGGCCGCTTACGAGAATCCCGACTTTCTCCGCCAGGCTTGCGCTAAATTCCCCGGAAAAATTATCGTCGGCATCGACGCGCGCGCCGGCCGAGTGGCGGTCAAGGGATGGAAAGAGACGACGTCAATGGACGCAGTCGAGCTGGCCGTCCGCTGCGAAGCCGACGGCGCGGCCAAAATTATTTACACCGACATCGGCCGCGACGGCACGCGCCAGGGCGTCAACGTAGAAGAAAGCCGCCGCGTGGCTCGCGCTGTAAAAATTCCGGTCATCGCCTCCGGCGGCGTTGCGACGCTGGAAGATATCCGCCGGCTGAAGGAGGTCGAGAAGGACGGCGTCGAAGGCGTCATCGTCGGCCGGGCGTTGTACGCAGGCGCATTCACGTTGAGAGACGCGCGGAACCCGGCAAGAAATTAG
- the hisB gene encoding imidazoleglycerol-phosphate dehydratase HisB, with amino-acid sequence MGRSAKTERKTKETQITAELELDGSGAAEIQTGIPFFNHMLEIFTRHGLFDVKIQAKGDIEVDYHHTVEDVGLTLGQAFKQALGDKQGISRFGEATVPLDEALAQVVVDLSGRPYLAYNVKIRPGRVGDFDTDLPHEFFQALANQLGMNLHINVTQGENPHHIIEACFKALARAMEKATRMDQRIKGVLSTKGSL; translated from the coding sequence ATGGGACGCAGCGCAAAAACGGAGCGGAAGACCAAAGAAACCCAGATCACCGCGGAGCTGGAGCTCGACGGCAGCGGCGCCGCCGAGATCCAGACCGGCATTCCGTTTTTCAATCACATGCTGGAGATCTTCACGCGCCACGGCCTGTTCGACGTCAAGATTCAAGCGAAAGGGGACATCGAGGTCGATTACCACCACACGGTTGAAGACGTCGGGCTGACGCTCGGCCAGGCGTTCAAGCAGGCGCTCGGCGACAAGCAGGGGATCAGCCGGTTCGGCGAGGCCACCGTGCCGCTCGACGAGGCGCTCGCGCAAGTGGTCGTCGATTTAAGCGGGCGGCCGTATCTCGCCTATAACGTCAAGATTCGCCCCGGCCGCGTCGGCGACTTCGACACCGACCTGCCGCACGAGTTTTTCCAGGCGCTGGCCAATCAATTGGGGATGAACCTGCACATCAACGTGACGCAGGGCGAGAATCCGCATCACATCATCGAGGCGTGCTTCAAGGCGCTCGCGCGCGCGATGGAAAAGGCGACGCGCATGGATCAGCGCATCAAGGGAGTCTTGTCGACCAAAGGGAGCCTATGA
- the hisD gene encoding histidinol dehydrogenase, translated as MKIRLVKTSDSAFNSLLKKVVQRRSGREQSVEKKVSEIIRSVRVRGDRGLFDYTRRYDGVRLTRRTVEVSRREMDDAVKKTPARNLRTLRLAAKRIAAFHRRQMERSWGYRDPIGMFLGQRISPLERVGVYVPGGKASYPSTVLMNAIPAKVAGVGEIVMTSPIGEDGALILAAARVAGVDRVFRVGGAQAVAALAFGTESIPKVDKIVGPGNIYVAAAKRQVFGEVDIDSIAGPSEILLLADTSADPDHVAADMLSQAEHDELAAALCVTPSLALARRIRAALERQTRDTKRRAITLKALENYGAIIVCRGLNEAVAITNAIAPEHVELIVREPRKWARSIRNAGALFLGPYSTPPLGDYFAGPNHVLPTGGSARFFSPLGTYDFLKRTSVIHAERRALRALAPSITRLARLEGLDDHARAVEARFKK; from the coding sequence ATGAAAATCCGATTGGTTAAGACGAGCGACTCCGCTTTTAACAGCCTGCTGAAGAAGGTCGTCCAGCGCCGGAGCGGCAGAGAGCAGAGCGTAGAGAAGAAGGTGAGCGAGATCATTCGTTCCGTGCGGGTTCGGGGCGACCGCGGTCTGTTCGATTACACGCGGCGCTACGACGGAGTTCGTCTGACTCGCCGTACCGTCGAAGTGTCCAGGCGGGAGATGGACGACGCCGTCAAAAAGACTCCGGCGCGGAATTTGAGGACGCTCCGTCTCGCGGCCAAAAGAATCGCCGCGTTTCATCGCCGGCAGATGGAGCGGAGCTGGGGCTATCGCGATCCGATCGGCATGTTTCTCGGCCAGCGAATCAGTCCGCTGGAGCGGGTCGGCGTCTACGTGCCCGGCGGCAAGGCGTCCTATCCTTCGACGGTCCTGATGAACGCAATCCCCGCGAAAGTCGCGGGCGTCGGAGAAATCGTCATGACTTCTCCGATCGGCGAAGACGGCGCGTTGATTTTGGCCGCGGCGCGAGTCGCCGGCGTGGACCGGGTGTTTCGCGTCGGCGGCGCGCAGGCGGTGGCGGCGCTCGCGTTCGGCACCGAGTCCATTCCCAAGGTGGACAAGATCGTCGGGCCGGGCAATATTTACGTGGCGGCGGCGAAGCGGCAGGTCTTCGGCGAGGTGGATATCGATTCCATCGCCGGACCGAGCGAGATCCTGCTCCTCGCCGACACTTCCGCCGATCCGGATCACGTGGCGGCGGACATGCTTTCGCAAGCGGAGCACGACGAGCTGGCGGCGGCGCTCTGCGTCACGCCGTCGCTCGCGCTCGCGCGGCGCATACGCGCCGCCCTGGAGCGCCAGACGCGCGACACCAAGCGGCGCGCGATCACGTTGAAGGCTTTGGAAAACTACGGCGCGATCATCGTCTGCCGCGGGCTCAACGAAGCGGTGGCGATTACCAACGCCATCGCTCCGGAGCACGTGGAGCTGATCGTGCGCGAGCCGCGGAAATGGGCGCGCTCGATTCGCAACGCGGGCGCGCTCTTTCTCGGTCCGTATTCCACGCCGCCGCTGGGCGATTACTTCGCCGGACCGAATCACGTTCTTCCGACCGGCGGAAGCGCGCGGTTTTTTTCTCCATTGGGCACGTACGATTTTCTAAAACGCACAAGCGTGATTCACGCCGAAAGACGCGCGCTGCGCGCGCTTGCGCCGTCTATTACCCGCTTGGCGCGGCTCGAAGGGCTCGACGATCACGCGCGCGCGGTCGAGGCGCGGTTTAAAAAATAA
- the hisH gene encoding imidazole glycerol phosphate synthase subunit HisH, which translates to MIAIVDYGMGNLRSVQKGFERLGYTAEITREVPAILGAKGVVLPGVGAFSACMENLRRYGLVDPIREVVTRKKPFLGICLGFQLLFSESEEFGPQKGLDLFPGKVVAFRPDNGLKVPHMGWNSIEKKKPTPFLEGIADGDYVYFVHSYYVVPEDGSLAATTTPYSGSFVSSIATDHLFACQFHPEKSQKIGLTILKNFARFAEKN; encoded by the coding sequence ATGATCGCGATCGTCGATTACGGCATGGGCAATCTCCGCAGCGTGCAGAAGGGCTTCGAGCGGCTCGGCTATACGGCGGAGATCACCCGGGAGGTTCCGGCCATTCTCGGCGCCAAGGGAGTCGTCCTTCCGGGGGTCGGCGCGTTCAGCGCCTGCATGGAAAATCTCCGGCGCTACGGATTGGTCGATCCGATCCGCGAAGTCGTGACGCGGAAAAAGCCGTTCCTCGGAATTTGTCTGGGTTTTCAGCTCCTCTTCAGCGAGAGCGAGGAGTTCGGGCCGCAGAAAGGTCTTGACCTTTTTCCCGGCAAAGTCGTGGCGTTTCGCCCGGACAACGGCCTCAAAGTCCCGCACATGGGTTGGAACTCGATCGAGAAAAAAAAGCCGACGCCGTTTCTCGAAGGGATTGCCGACGGCGACTACGTTTACTTCGTCCACTCGTATTACGTCGTGCCCGAAGACGGCTCGCTGGCGGCCACCACGACGCCTTACTCGGGCTCGTTCGTCTCCAGCATCGCCACCGATCATCTTTTCGCCTGCCAGTTCCATCCGGAGAAGAGCCAGAAGATCGGGCTCACGATTCTCAAAAACTTCGCGCGCTTCGCCGAAAAGAACTAA